A portion of the Desulfurispora thermophila DSM 16022 genome contains these proteins:
- a CDS encoding Asp23/Gls24 family envelope stress response protein: protein MEKAEMVVKEEQTRLGSIRIADEVVKIIAGLAATEVPGVAGMSGGVVGGIAEMLGRKNMSKGVKVEVGEKEAAVDIFVVVEYGVRIPDMAAQIQENVKNAIEKMTGLTVVEVNVNVQGVVFSQEAREEEHRVR, encoded by the coding sequence ATGGAAAAGGCGGAAATGGTAGTCAAGGAGGAGCAGACCCGGCTGGGTTCCATCCGCATCGCCGACGAAGTGGTGAAGATCATCGCCGGTCTGGCTGCCACCGAGGTGCCGGGCGTGGCCGGTATGAGCGGCGGTGTGGTGGGCGGCATCGCCGAAATGCTGGGGCGCAAAAACATGTCCAAGGGCGTCAAGGTGGAAGTGGGCGAAAAAGAAGCCGCCGTGGACATTTTCGTGGTGGTGGAGTATGGTGTGCGCATCCCCGATATGGCGGCCCAGATCCAGGAGAATGTCAAAAATGCCATTGAAAAAATGACCGGCCTGACTGTCGTGGAAGTGAATGTCAATGTGCAGGGCGTGGTCTTCAGCCAGGAAGCGCGGGAAGAGGAACACCGGGTGCGCTGA
- the amaP gene encoding alkaline shock response membrane anchor protein AmaP, with amino-acid sequence MGFFDRLLLTVYVLVTSALLVTGLGSFYHRRALLDSLIHWQPNYVDSQILLVLSLVYLLAGARLFYIALPVVRKKAVVQQVALGRLRIALPAIESLVVRIGLAYSPVIRAVKAKVLAHKGGIGLSINLSVTPEAQVPDLVEGLQKHIQEQMQHTLGITVQDIQVGVESITASKPKVE; translated from the coding sequence ATGGGCTTTTTCGACCGCTTACTGCTCACGGTCTACGTCCTGGTAACCAGTGCCCTGCTGGTCACCGGTCTGGGCAGCTTTTACCACCGGCGTGCGCTGCTGGATTCGCTCATCCACTGGCAGCCCAATTATGTGGACAGCCAGATTCTGCTGGTCCTGTCCCTGGTCTATCTACTGGCCGGTGCCAGGCTCTTTTACATCGCCCTGCCTGTCGTCCGGAAAAAGGCCGTGGTGCAGCAGGTGGCCCTGGGCCGGCTGCGTATTGCCCTGCCCGCTATAGAAAGCCTGGTGGTCAGGATCGGCCTGGCCTACAGCCCGGTGATCCGGGCGGTGAAAGCTAAAGTTCTCGCCCACAAAGGCGGCATCGGGCTAAGCATCAACCTGTCGGTCACGCCCGAGGCGCAGGTTCCCGACCTGGTGGAAGGCTTGCAAAAGCACATCCAGGAACAGATGCAGCACACGCTGGGCATCACCGTGCAGGACATCCAGGTTGGGGTGGAAAGTATCACGGCCAGCAAACCCAAGGTGGAATAA
- a CDS encoding DUF2273 domain-containing protein, whose translation MNWQDIWQLLNEHRGKALGILLGLLFGWFAITYGVLKAIFVALCAGGGFFIGRQFDDRSKGSGFFSGWLKDK comes from the coding sequence ATGAACTGGCAGGACATCTGGCAATTACTGAACGAACACCGCGGCAAAGCGCTGGGCATCCTACTGGGCCTGCTCTTTGGCTGGTTTGCCATTACCTACGGTGTGCTCAAAGCCATTTTCGTGGCCCTGTGCGCAGGTGGGGGTTTTTTTATCGGCCGCCAGTTTGATGATAGAAGCAAAGGCAGCGGCTTTTTTTCCGGCTGGCTGAAAGACAAATAA
- the nusB gene encoding transcription antitermination factor NusB has product MSRRQAREVALQTLYQIDISGTDPLLALDLLLEILQRELPADDLSFARHSGSAVFSEKFSLAEEDRAFALDLVTGTVRHLDEIDALLGQYSKDWALSRLARVDHNIMRLAVYEMLHRPDVPGGVAINEAVELAKVYGNDDSARFVNGVLGKIWQEKVQGP; this is encoded by the coding sequence ATGAGCCGTAGACAGGCCCGGGAAGTGGCCTTGCAGACCCTTTATCAAATTGACATCTCGGGTACCGACCCGTTACTGGCCCTGGATCTCCTGCTGGAAATTCTGCAGCGCGAGTTGCCGGCCGATGACTTGAGCTTTGCCCGGCACAGCGGTTCGGCTGTTTTCAGCGAGAAGTTCTCTCTGGCGGAGGAGGACAGAGCCTTCGCCCTGGATCTGGTGACGGGTACGGTCAGGCACCTGGACGAGATTGACGCTCTGCTGGGCCAGTACAGCAAAGACTGGGCGTTATCCCGTCTGGCCCGGGTGGACCACAACATCATGCGCCTGGCGGTTTATGAGATGCTGCACCGGCCCGACGTGCCGGGCGGGGTGGCCATCAACGAAGCTGTGGAACTGGCCAAAGTCTATGGCAACGATGATTCGGCCAGGTTTGTGAACGGCGTGCTGGGCAAAATATGGCAGGAAAAAGTGCAGGGGCCGTAA
- a CDS encoding sulfide/dihydroorotate dehydrogenase-like FAD/NAD-binding protein → MYKILEKEVFSPIIKLMVIEAPKVARSCKAGQFVILRIHEEGERIPLTIADFDREKGTITIVFQEVGKTTKQLGALEAGDYIKDFVGPLGEPSHIENFGTVLVVGGGVGIAPVHPIARELKAAGNHVIGIIGARSKDLLFWEDKMRLACSELHVTTDDGSYVRQGFVTDVMKEIIEARGKENINLVLAIGPQPMMRACSNLTKEYGIKTVVSLNALMVDGTGMCGCCRVSVGGKTKFVCVDGPEFDGHEVDWLELGRRGAYFKAEENLAMERYSTCQCSCGGEK, encoded by the coding sequence ATGTACAAAATACTGGAAAAAGAAGTATTTTCACCAATCATCAAATTAATGGTCATCGAAGCGCCCAAAGTTGCCAGATCGTGCAAAGCGGGGCAGTTTGTCATCCTGCGCATCCACGAAGAAGGTGAGCGCATTCCTCTGACCATTGCCGATTTTGACCGGGAAAAGGGCACCATAACCATTGTATTCCAGGAAGTGGGTAAGACCACCAAACAGTTGGGGGCCCTGGAGGCCGGCGATTACATCAAAGATTTTGTCGGCCCGCTGGGAGAACCTTCCCACATTGAAAACTTCGGCACCGTGCTGGTAGTGGGCGGCGGTGTGGGGATCGCTCCCGTGCACCCCATTGCCAGAGAGCTCAAGGCGGCCGGCAATCACGTCATCGGCATTATCGGCGCCCGGAGCAAGGATTTGCTCTTCTGGGAAGACAAAATGCGCCTGGCCTGCAGCGAACTGCACGTCACCACGGACGACGGCTCCTACGTCCGCCAGGGCTTTGTCACCGATGTGATGAAGGAGATCATCGAAGCCCGCGGCAAGGAAAACATCAATCTGGTGCTGGCCATCGGACCCCAGCCCATGATGCGGGCCTGCTCCAACCTGACCAAAGAATACGGGATCAAGACCGTTGTCAGCCTGAACGCCCTGATGGTGGACGGTACCGGCATGTGCGGCTGCTGCCGGGTGTCGGTGGGCGGCAAGACCAAGTTCGTCTGTGTGGATGGCCCCGAGTTTGACGGCCACGAAGTGGACTGGCTGGAGCTGGGCCGCCGCGGCGCTTACTTCAAGGCGGAAGAAAACCTGGCCATGGAGCGCTACAGTACCTGCCAGTGCAGTTGCGGAGGTGAAAAGTAA
- the gltA gene encoding NADPH-dependent glutamate synthase has protein sequence MSDAPKAKKQIIPHKHPMPAQDPVERARNFNEVALGYDEATAIAEAKRCLQCKNEPCRQGCPVEVYIPQFIKLLAEGDFAGAIAKIKEKNALPAVCGRVCPQENQCEKYCTLGKKHEPVAIGRLERFCADWELKHGVKIPEVAPPTGFKVAVIGSGPAGLTCAADLAKLGHKVTVYEALHVAGGVLMYGIPEFRLPKAVVQAEVENLKKLGVEIEVNSVVGKFATVDELIEEHGYDAVFIGTGAGLPYFMNIPGENSCGVYSANEFLTRTNLMKAYKFPEWDTPIKIGKKVAVLGGGNVAMDAARTALRLGAEESWIVYRRSEKELPARKEEVEHAHEEGVKFALLTNPTRIIADENGWVKAMECLRYELGEPDASGRRSPVPIPGSEFIMEVDTVVVAIGQGPNPLVPRTTKGLELGKKGNIAADPATGATSKPGVYAGGDVVTGAATVILAMGAGKTGAKSIHEYLMAKKG, from the coding sequence ATGTCCGACGCCCCGAAAGCCAAAAAGCAAATTATACCCCATAAACACCCCATGCCGGCCCAGGATCCGGTGGAACGGGCCCGCAATTTCAACGAAGTGGCCCTGGGCTACGATGAGGCCACGGCCATTGCCGAAGCCAAGCGCTGCCTGCAGTGCAAAAACGAACCCTGCCGGCAGGGCTGTCCGGTGGAGGTTTACATTCCCCAGTTCATCAAGCTGCTGGCCGAAGGAGACTTTGCCGGCGCCATTGCCAAAATTAAAGAGAAAAACGCTCTGCCCGCCGTATGCGGACGCGTTTGCCCGCAGGAAAACCAGTGCGAAAAATACTGCACCCTGGGTAAAAAACACGAGCCGGTGGCCATCGGCCGCCTGGAGCGCTTCTGCGCTGACTGGGAACTGAAGCACGGCGTGAAGATCCCGGAAGTGGCTCCGCCCACCGGCTTCAAAGTGGCGGTGATCGGTTCCGGTCCGGCCGGCCTCACCTGTGCCGCCGACCTGGCCAAACTGGGCCACAAAGTCACCGTTTATGAAGCCCTGCATGTGGCCGGTGGTGTGTTGATGTACGGCATCCCCGAGTTTCGTCTGCCCAAGGCGGTGGTGCAGGCCGAGGTGGAAAACCTGAAAAAGCTGGGCGTGGAGATTGAAGTCAACTCCGTAGTGGGCAAATTCGCCACCGTGGACGAATTAATTGAAGAACACGGCTACGATGCCGTATTTATCGGCACGGGCGCTGGCCTGCCCTACTTCATGAACATCCCGGGCGAAAACTCCTGCGGCGTGTACTCTGCCAACGAGTTCCTCACCCGTACCAACTTGATGAAGGCCTACAAATTCCCCGAGTGGGATACCCCGATCAAGATCGGCAAAAAGGTGGCCGTGCTGGGCGGGGGCAACGTGGCCATGGACGCGGCCCGCACCGCACTGCGCCTGGGCGCCGAGGAGTCCTGGATTGTCTACCGCCGCTCCGAGAAAGAGCTGCCGGCCCGCAAAGAAGAAGTGGAACATGCCCACGAAGAGGGCGTGAAGTTTGCCCTGCTCACCAACCCCACCCGGATCATTGCGGACGAAAACGGTTGGGTGAAGGCCATGGAGTGCCTGCGCTATGAGCTGGGCGAGCCCGATGCTTCCGGCCGCCGCAGCCCGGTGCCCATCCCGGGTTCCGAGTTTATCATGGAAGTGGACACCGTGGTGGTAGCCATCGGTCAGGGCCCCAACCCGCTGGTGCCCCGCACCACCAAGGGGCTGGAGCTGGGCAAGAAGGGCAACATCGCGGCCGATCCGGCTACGGGTGCCACTTCCAAGCCCGGCGTGTACGCCGGCGGCGACGTGGTCACCGGTGCCGCCACGGTGATCCTGGCCATGGGTGCCGGCAAGACCGGAGCCAAGTCCATTCATGAGTACCTGATGGCCAAAAAGGGTTAA
- the xseA gene encoding exodeoxyribonuclease VII large subunit — protein MIYTVTQLTTHLQHLIEQDPLLGDIQVSGEISNCKPAASGHLYFTLKDANSCLKAVMFRSRAGRLTFRPADGMAVIARGYIAVYGPGGTYQLYVQDMLPAGQGNLYAAFLQLKEKLAREGLFDQQYKKPLPPIPACVALITSPRGAVLRDMVQIMRRRWPLCRLVLVPVTVQGQTAPGEIVQAIHQVDSWGGAQVIILARGGGSLEDLWAFNSEEVARAIFACRTPLVSAVGHETDYTIADFVADLRAPTPSAAAELVVPDQQEVRARLDLLRARAERVLRQQLANWRARLEASQKRPLFQRPVDVICGQRALYLDKLRHQLSTAWERKEQAGRRALGELLARLDALSPLATLARGYAICLDGRGMPVRNSSQVRPQEQVEIRLHRGRLFCQVERVE, from the coding sequence GTGATCTACACCGTCACACAGCTCACAACCCACCTCCAGCACCTGATCGAACAAGACCCCCTGCTGGGCGACATCCAAGTCAGCGGCGAGATCTCCAACTGCAAGCCGGCCGCCAGCGGGCACCTGTACTTCACTCTCAAGGACGCCAACAGCTGCCTGAAGGCCGTTATGTTCCGCTCCCGGGCCGGGCGGTTGACCTTCCGGCCGGCCGACGGCATGGCCGTGATCGCCCGTGGCTACATTGCCGTGTACGGCCCGGGCGGGACATACCAGCTCTATGTGCAGGACATGCTGCCGGCCGGGCAGGGTAACCTGTACGCCGCCTTCCTGCAATTGAAAGAAAAATTGGCCCGGGAGGGCCTGTTTGACCAGCAATACAAAAAGCCCCTGCCGCCTATTCCGGCCTGCGTCGCCCTGATCACATCCCCCCGGGGCGCGGTTTTGCGGGACATGGTGCAGATCATGCGCCGGCGCTGGCCCCTTTGCCGGCTGGTGCTGGTGCCGGTTACTGTACAGGGGCAGACGGCGCCGGGCGAAATTGTCCAGGCCATCCACCAGGTGGACAGCTGGGGCGGAGCCCAGGTGATCATTCTGGCCCGGGGTGGCGGCTCGCTGGAAGACCTCTGGGCCTTCAACAGCGAGGAAGTGGCCCGCGCCATTTTTGCCTGCCGCACACCGCTGGTTTCCGCCGTGGGCCATGAGACCGACTACACCATCGCCGACTTTGTGGCCGACTTGCGGGCGCCCACTCCTTCTGCGGCCGCCGAACTGGTGGTGCCCGACCAGCAGGAGGTGCGGGCCAGGCTGGATTTGCTGCGGGCCCGGGCCGAACGAGTGCTGCGGCAGCAACTGGCCAACTGGCGGGCCCGGCTGGAAGCCAGCCAGAAAAGGCCGCTCTTTCAGCGGCCGGTCGATGTCATTTGCGGCCAGCGCGCCCTTTACTTGGACAAATTGCGCCACCAGCTGAGCACAGCCTGGGAAAGGAAGGAACAGGCCGGGCGGCGGGCGCTGGGCGAGTTGTTGGCCCGCCTGGACGCTCTAAGCCCCCTGGCCACCCTGGCCCGCGGCTATGCCATCTGCCTGGACGGGCGGGGGATGCCCGTGCGCAACAGCAGCCAGGTCCGGCCCCAGGAGCAGGTGGAAATCAGGCTGCACCGTGGCCGGCTGTTTTGTCAAGTGGAAAGAGTAGAATAA
- a CDS encoding bifunctional 5,10-methylenetetrahydrofolate dehydrogenase/5,10-methenyltetrahydrofolate cyclohydrolase: MSATLLDGKKVAAAIREEVKAEVASLREQGIAPKLAVVLVGDDPASVVYARSKEKACGNVGIDFELFTMPASTPESDVLGLIERLNNDPAVHGIMIELPLPKHIDKKKVLEAVAPIKDVDGVHPINRGYILSGGDGLFPATPQSCIELMLRSGIELKGKNAVIVGRGETVGKPLVFMLLNQNATVTVCHTKTADLAYHTRQADVLIAAVGKAKMIKADMIKPGAIVVDAGINEIEGGICGDVDFDAAKEVAGYISPVPGGVGSLTTVLIQKNVLKAVRLQQGK; the protein is encoded by the coding sequence ATGTCCGCTACATTACTGGACGGGAAAAAGGTAGCCGCAGCGATCCGGGAAGAAGTCAAGGCTGAAGTGGCCAGCCTGCGGGAACAGGGCATCGCTCCCAAACTGGCCGTAGTGCTGGTGGGCGACGACCCGGCCTCCGTGGTTTACGCCCGCTCCAAGGAAAAGGCCTGCGGCAATGTGGGCATTGATTTTGAACTCTTCACCATGCCGGCCAGCACGCCGGAGAGCGATGTGCTGGGCCTGATTGAGCGTTTGAACAACGACCCGGCCGTGCACGGCATCATGATCGAGCTGCCGCTGCCCAAGCACATCGACAAGAAAAAAGTTCTGGAAGCGGTTGCGCCCATCAAGGACGTGGACGGCGTGCACCCCATCAACCGCGGCTACATTTTGAGCGGTGGTGACGGTCTCTTCCCGGCCACTCCCCAGAGCTGCATCGAGCTCATGCTGCGCAGCGGCATTGAACTGAAGGGCAAAAATGCCGTTATCGTGGGCCGTGGCGAAACTGTAGGCAAGCCGCTTGTTTTCATGCTGCTCAACCAGAACGCCACCGTTACGGTTTGCCACACCAAGACCGCCGACCTGGCCTACCACACCCGGCAGGCCGATGTGCTGATTGCCGCGGTGGGCAAAGCCAAGATGATCAAGGCCGACATGATCAAGCCGGGTGCCATTGTGGTGGATGCCGGCATCAATGAGATCGAAGGCGGCATTTGTGGCGACGTGGACTTTGACGCGGCCAAAGAGGTGGCCGGGTACATTTCCCCGGTGCCGGGCGGCGTGGGCAGCCTGACCACCGTTCTGATCCAGAAGAACGTGCTTAAGGCCGTGCGCCTGCAGCAGGGCAAATAG
- a CDS encoding cyclodeaminase/cyclohydrolase family protein, whose product MSDMFDRSFRQILAVAASDAPTPGGGSVSAMVGALGVAMTAMVGNLTVGKPKYAEVEGKVKEITARAYYIINRLEKLVAADIAAFGKFMDVYRMPKNTEEEKAKREEMMQKALKTATNEPMEIARTLLEALEITEELSHIGNKMAISDAGVAAYVCEAALNAVLLSADINIPMITDQEFVQQVLAEKERIVNRARELKEAAVAKVNERMK is encoded by the coding sequence ATGAGTGACATGTTCGACCGCTCCTTCCGCCAGATTCTGGCTGTAGCCGCTTCGGACGCCCCCACGCCGGGCGGGGGCAGTGTGTCCGCCATGGTGGGCGCGCTGGGTGTGGCCATGACGGCCATGGTGGGCAACCTGACCGTGGGCAAGCCCAAGTACGCGGAAGTGGAGGGCAAGGTCAAGGAAATTACCGCCCGCGCCTATTACATCATTAACCGGCTGGAAAAACTGGTGGCCGCCGATATCGCCGCCTTTGGCAAATTCATGGACGTCTACCGGATGCCCAAAAACACGGAGGAAGAGAAGGCCAAGCGGGAAGAGATGATGCAAAAGGCTCTCAAGACGGCCACCAATGAGCCCATGGAGATCGCTCGCACACTGCTGGAGGCGCTGGAGATCACCGAGGAGCTCTCTCACATCGGCAACAAGATGGCCATCAGCGATGCCGGCGTGGCGGCTTACGTCTGCGAAGCGGCTTTAAACGCCGTGCTCTTGAGCGCGGACATCAACATCCCCATGATCACCGACCAGGAGTTTGTGCAGCAGGTGCTGGCGGAAAAAGAAAGGATTGTGAACCGGGCGCGCGAACTGAAAGAGGCCGCCGTGGCCAAAGTGAACGAGCGCATGAAATAG
- a CDS encoding TIGR01212 family radical SAM protein (This family includes YhcC from E. coli K-12, an uncharacterized radical SAM protein.), whose product MISGEKRELCRPVVERYNTYAAYLQKTYGSKVYKLPVNLPGTCPNRDGTLGRGGCIFCDEQGAGFQCLPASYSVTEQINRNRAFFQKRFGAQKFIVYFQAFTNTYVPWEVFCRNMQQAATAGPDIVAISISTRPDCLSERHLAFLARLAGEHGLDINIELGLQTVNYHTLQFVNRGHTLAEYIDAVLRAHKYNFDICTHLILNLPGDEMLDSIECAKVVSALGVKFVKLHSLYVVEGTVLGDLYQAGRIAIISLDEYVERVIAFLEHLHPDAVVQRLVGKGPVEKLLFSNWGVSWWRIKQRLEEELERRDTWQGKKCHYLNGSAWKAGENTGG is encoded by the coding sequence ATGATCAGCGGTGAGAAAAGGGAGCTTTGCAGACCAGTGGTGGAGCGATATAATACTTATGCTGCATATTTGCAAAAAACATACGGCAGCAAGGTTTACAAACTGCCCGTCAACCTGCCCGGCACCTGTCCCAACCGGGACGGCACGCTGGGGCGGGGGGGCTGCATATTTTGCGACGAGCAGGGAGCGGGCTTTCAATGCCTGCCGGCCAGCTATTCCGTAACAGAACAAATCAACCGGAACCGGGCTTTTTTTCAGAAGCGCTTCGGCGCGCAAAAGTTCATTGTCTATTTTCAGGCCTTCACCAACACCTACGTGCCGTGGGAGGTATTTTGCCGCAACATGCAACAGGCGGCCACGGCCGGGCCGGACATTGTGGCCATTTCCATATCCACCCGCCCGGACTGCCTGAGCGAGCGGCACCTGGCCTTTCTGGCCCGGCTGGCGGGCGAGCACGGCCTGGACATCAACATTGAGCTGGGCCTGCAAACCGTAAACTACCACACCCTGCAGTTCGTCAACCGCGGCCACACCCTGGCCGAATACATCGACGCCGTACTGCGGGCGCACAAATACAATTTTGACATTTGCACCCACCTCATTCTCAACCTGCCGGGGGATGAAATGCTGGACAGCATTGAATGTGCCAAAGTGGTCTCGGCCCTGGGGGTGAAATTTGTTAAGTTACACTCGCTCTATGTGGTGGAAGGCACTGTGCTGGGTGATTTGTACCAGGCCGGGCGCATCGCCATTATTTCGCTGGACGAGTATGTGGAGAGAGTGATCGCCTTTCTGGAACACCTGCACCCGGACGCGGTGGTACAGCGCCTGGTGGGCAAGGGGCCGGTGGAAAAGCTGCTCTTTTCCAACTGGGGTGTCAGCTGGTGGCGCATTAAACAGCGGCTGGAAGAAGAGCTGGAGCGGCGCGATACCTGGCAGGGCAAAAAGTGTCACTATTTAAACGGGTCAGCCTGGAAGGCGGGTGAAAACACTGGTGGATAA
- the xseB gene encoding exodeoxyribonuclease VII small subunit has translation MDNRPSFEEALQELETVVAQLESGNLTLEKSLELYARGLELGKYCHEILQNAEQKITVLNRQQQIIEKELGINEE, from the coding sequence GTGGATAACAGGCCCAGTTTTGAAGAAGCGTTGCAGGAGCTGGAGACCGTGGTCGCCCAACTGGAAAGCGGCAACCTGACACTGGAAAAATCCCTGGAGCTCTACGCCCGGGGGCTGGAATTGGGGAAATACTGTCACGAAATCCTGCAAAATGCCGAACAGAAGATCACCGTGCTGAACCGGCAGCAGCAAATTATCGAGAAAGAGCTGGGGATAAATGAAGAATAA
- a CDS encoding polyprenyl synthetase family protein, with amino-acid sequence MKNNQGQNARQNFQEHFASLAGRVDSALQQLLPAESTPPSVIHVAMRYSTLAGGKRLRPVLALAACEVVGGAAEQIMPAACALELIHTYSLIHDDLPAMDNDDLRRGLPTCHIKFGEAMAILAGDALLTMAFELLSAPGLPVQPARQLAVLNEVAVAAGSQGLVGGQVLDILATGREITPADLLDVHRRKTGVLFRAAVRLGAILGNASPPQLAALTDYAENFGLAFQIMDDILDVTGDEQKLGKPVGSDQKNNKVTYVSLYGLDTARQKARESQQRAQEALAMFGERAWFLCELVDFVVSRDH; translated from the coding sequence ATGAAGAATAATCAAGGGCAAAATGCCAGGCAGAATTTCCAAGAGCACTTCGCTTCTCTGGCCGGGCGAGTGGACAGCGCCCTGCAGCAGCTGCTGCCCGCGGAGAGCACGCCCCCGTCCGTTATTCACGTTGCCATGCGCTACAGTACACTGGCCGGCGGCAAGCGGCTGCGGCCCGTGCTGGCCCTGGCGGCCTGCGAAGTGGTGGGCGGGGCGGCGGAGCAAATAATGCCGGCCGCCTGCGCGCTGGAACTCATCCACACCTACTCGCTCATCCATGATGATTTGCCGGCCATGGACAATGACGACCTGCGGCGGGGTCTGCCTACCTGCCACATCAAATTCGGCGAGGCCATGGCCATTCTGGCCGGAGACGCTCTGCTGACCATGGCCTTTGAATTGCTCAGCGCGCCCGGGCTGCCGGTGCAGCCGGCCCGCCAGCTGGCCGTGCTCAACGAAGTGGCGGTGGCGGCCGGCAGTCAGGGGCTGGTGGGCGGACAGGTGCTGGACATACTGGCCACCGGCCGGGAGATAACCCCGGCCGACCTGCTGGACGTCCACCGCCGCAAGACGGGTGTATTATTCCGCGCCGCCGTACGGCTGGGGGCCATACTGGGCAATGCCTCCCCACCGCAACTGGCCGCCCTGACCGACTATGCGGAGAACTTCGGTCTTGCTTTCCAGATCATGGATGATATTTTAGACGTGACGGGCGACGAGCAAAAGCTGGGCAAGCCTGTGGGCAGCGACCAAAAGAACAACAAAGTCACCTATGTCAGTCTGTACGGCCTGGACACCGCCCGGCAAAAGGCCAGAGAAAGTCAGCAGCGGGCGCAGGAAGCCCTGGCCATGTTCGGCGAGCGGGCCTGGTTTTTGTGTGAACTGGTGGATTTTGTGGTGAGCCGGGATCATTGA